Proteins found in one Rhizobium sp. NZLR1 genomic segment:
- a CDS encoding glutathione S-transferase has product MAYELYYWDGLQGRGEFVRLALEEAGADYVDVTREPTRGTDAMFALMDSESEPHIPFAPPFLKDGDLIIPHVANILFYLGPKLGLAPEDEGLRHVANGLQLTITDFVAEVHDTHHPIDTSLYYEDQKQEAKARSAAFIRDRIPKFLGYFERVLRQNPDGLDHIVGNALTYVDLSLFQIIEGLIYAFPKAMAKRKAEYPALLALHDRVEKRPNIARYLASPRRLAFNEDGIFRHYPELDSAG; this is encoded by the coding sequence ATGGCATACGAGCTTTATTATTGGGACGGCCTGCAAGGCCGCGGCGAATTCGTCCGGCTGGCGCTTGAGGAAGCCGGCGCCGACTATGTCGACGTCACCCGCGAGCCTACGCGGGGGACGGACGCCATGTTCGCCCTCATGGATAGCGAAAGCGAACCGCATATTCCCTTCGCCCCGCCTTTCCTGAAGGACGGCGACCTGATTATCCCGCATGTCGCCAACATCCTGTTTTACCTCGGCCCGAAACTCGGCCTTGCGCCTGAGGACGAAGGCCTTCGCCATGTCGCCAACGGGTTGCAGCTCACCATCACCGATTTCGTCGCCGAGGTGCATGATACGCATCACCCGATCGACACGTCGCTTTACTACGAGGATCAGAAGCAAGAGGCGAAAGCCCGCTCCGCCGCCTTCATCCGCGATCGCATTCCGAAATTCCTTGGTTATTTCGAGCGTGTTCTGCGGCAGAACCCTGACGGCCTCGACCATATTGTGGGAAATGCGCTCACCTATGTCGACCTCTCGCTCTTCCAGATAATCGAGGGCCTGATCTATGCGTTTCCGAAAGCCATGGCGAAGCGCAAGGCGGAATACCCGGCGCTGCTGGCCCTGCATGATCGAGTGGAAAAGCGTCCGAACATCGCCCGCTATCTCGCTTCGCCTCGCCGCTTGGCCTTCAACGAGGACGGGATTTTCCGGCATTATCCCGAGCTCGACAGCGCGGGGTGA
- a CDS encoding endonuclease/exonuclease/phosphatase family protein produces MHARKVNLPASILASIRSRKKRLDPAYTETRPRSAGTLIASYNVHKCIGTDRRFDPERTSRVIHEIGADVIALQEADTRFGERTGILDLGRLERETGLIPVPIAGMAKAHGWHGNVVLFKKGLVHDVHQVKLPGLEPRGALVAEIELEEGGVLRIIAAHFGLLRHNRAQQARMLVDLINDRQEMPTILLGDLNEWRLGDRSSLNTFQSAFGELPPAVPSFPAGLPLLALDRIIANRKGIISEVEAHDTPLARIASDHLPIKALIDLGPAAGG; encoded by the coding sequence ATGCACGCCAGAAAAGTCAATCTTCCCGCCAGCATTCTCGCTTCGATCAGGAGCAGGAAAAAGCGGCTCGACCCGGCCTATACGGAGACAAGACCGCGCAGCGCCGGAACGCTGATCGCCTCCTATAACGTGCACAAGTGCATCGGCACCGACCGTCGCTTCGATCCGGAGCGTACCAGCCGGGTGATTCATGAAATCGGTGCCGACGTCATCGCCCTGCAGGAGGCCGATACGCGCTTCGGCGAGCGCACCGGCATTCTCGATCTCGGCCGGCTGGAACGGGAAACCGGGCTGATCCCGGTGCCGATTGCGGGCATGGCCAAGGCGCATGGCTGGCACGGCAATGTCGTGCTCTTCAAGAAGGGGCTGGTGCATGACGTGCACCAGGTCAAGCTGCCGGGGCTGGAGCCGCGCGGCGCGCTGGTCGCCGAAATCGAGCTCGAAGAGGGCGGGGTGCTGCGCATCATCGCCGCGCATTTCGGCCTGCTGCGCCATAACAGAGCCCAGCAGGCCCGAATGCTGGTCGACCTCATCAACGACAGGCAGGAGATGCCGACCATCCTGCTCGGCGACCTCAACGAATGGCGGCTCGGCGACCGCTCGTCCCTCAACACCTTCCAATCCGCCTTCGGAGAACTGCCGCCTGCCGTCCCCAGCTTCCCCGCCGGCCTGCCGCTCCTCGCCCTCGACCGCATCATCGCCAACCGCAAGGGGATCATCTCGGAGGTGGAAGCGCATGACACGCCGCTGGCGCGTATTGCCTCGGATCATCTGCCGATCAAGGCGCTGATCGATCTGGGGCCGGCAGCCGGCGGCTAA
- a CDS encoding phosphatidylserine/phosphatidylglycerophosphate/cardiolipin synthase family protein — protein sequence MFYLLSTYWPHILFVVSIAMGAAAAIHAAMTKEEVRAAIGWVGVIILSPIIGAVLYAIAGINRIRRKSLSIRRDALLLAAEIDELETFDAEAETVISQFGRRFAALQTLGDRVTRNPLTSGNTIDVLETGDEAYAAMKSIIDEAARSILLETYIFDRDVVGLRIADALIAAVKRGVEVRVLIDAVGARYSVPSILGHLREGGVTVAVFNGNVIMGLRLPYANLRTHRKILIGDGKIALTGGMNIRAGFSEEATGESFAHDTHFSVTGPVVADLFDLAAEDWRFSTQELLNGEAWRIEPPQRSPGDPILMRVVASGPDRSVETNHKMLMGAFSVARQSIRIMSPYFLPDRELISALVTAARRGVEVDIVVPSVNNLVLVDRAMTAQFDQILKNYCRIWRSTGNFSHSKLLTIDGTWAYVGSSNLDPRSLRLNFEVDLEVLNEGFAGEIDEHIEETLKSATLVTLDGLRARPFPVRLLEKVLWLGSPYL from the coding sequence ATGTTCTATCTCCTGTCGACCTACTGGCCGCATATCCTCTTTGTTGTTTCGATCGCCATGGGGGCCGCGGCGGCGATCCATGCTGCCATGACCAAGGAGGAGGTGCGTGCGGCGATCGGCTGGGTCGGCGTCATCATCCTGTCGCCGATCATCGGTGCGGTGCTCTATGCGATTGCCGGCATCAACCGTATCCGCCGCAAATCGCTGAGCATCCGCCGCGACGCGCTGCTGCTTGCGGCCGAAATCGACGAGTTGGAGACGTTCGATGCCGAGGCCGAGACGGTGATCAGCCAGTTCGGCCGCCGCTTTGCGGCGCTGCAGACGCTCGGTGACCGGGTGACGCGCAATCCGCTGACCTCAGGCAATACGATCGACGTGCTGGAGACCGGCGACGAGGCCTATGCGGCGATGAAATCGATCATCGACGAGGCGGCGCGCAGCATCCTGCTTGAAACCTATATTTTCGACCGCGACGTCGTCGGCCTTCGCATCGCCGATGCGCTGATTGCGGCGGTAAAGCGCGGCGTCGAGGTCCGGGTGCTGATCGATGCGGTCGGAGCGCGTTATTCGGTGCCGAGCATTCTCGGCCATCTCCGGGAGGGCGGCGTCACCGTCGCCGTCTTCAACGGCAACGTCATCATGGGCTTGCGGCTGCCCTATGCCAATCTGCGCACCCACCGCAAGATCCTGATCGGAGACGGGAAGATCGCGCTGACAGGCGGAATGAACATCCGCGCGGGTTTCAGCGAGGAGGCGACGGGTGAGAGTTTTGCTCACGACACGCATTTCAGCGTCACCGGCCCAGTGGTTGCCGACCTTTTCGATCTTGCCGCCGAAGACTGGCGCTTTTCCACGCAGGAGCTGTTGAACGGCGAGGCCTGGCGCATCGAACCGCCGCAGCGCAGCCCCGGCGATCCGATCCTGATGCGCGTCGTCGCCTCCGGGCCGGATCGCAGCGTCGAGACCAACCACAAGATGCTGATGGGCGCCTTTTCCGTGGCGCGCCAATCGATCCGCATCATGTCGCCCTATTTCCTGCCGGACCGCGAACTGATCAGCGCCCTGGTGACGGCTGCGCGGCGCGGCGTCGAAGTCGATATCGTCGTTCCCTCAGTCAACAACCTGGTGCTGGTCGACCGGGCGATGACGGCGCAATTCGATCAGATCCTCAAGAATTACTGCCGCATCTGGCGCTCGACCGGCAACTTCAGCCATTCGAAGCTGCTGACGATCGACGGCACCTGGGCCTATGTCGGCTCTTCCAATCTCGATCCGCGTTCGCTGAGGCTGAATTTCGAGGTCGATCTCGAAGTGCTGAACGAGGGTTTTGCCGGCGAGATCGACGAGCATATCGAGGAAACCCTGAAATCGGCAACGCTGGTGACGCTGGACGGTTTGCGGGCGCGACCCTTCCCGGTGCGGTTGCTCGAGAAGGTGCTATGGCTGGGCTCACCCTATCTCTGA
- a CDS encoding NmrA/HSCARG family protein, with protein sequence MTILVTGATGNIGRQVVEHLVKRGADVRALARDPSKATFPDGVSVVQGDFLDVDSLRTAMSGVSTLFLLNAVVPDEFTQALIALNVARSAGIERIVYLSVIHADVYVNVPHFAGKFSVERMIEQMDFKATILRPAYFMQNDLMVKDVITGYGAYTMPIGPKGLAMIDVRDIAEIAALELLRRENASEPLPIDRINLVGPQVLTGTDIAAIWSDVLARSINYGGDNTEGFEQNLKQFVPAWMAYDMRLMGERFMTDGMLPEAGDVARLTALLGRPLHQYRDFALETTTTQRR encoded by the coding sequence ATGACTATTCTCGTTACCGGCGCTACAGGCAACATTGGCCGTCAAGTCGTCGAACACCTTGTCAAGCGCGGTGCGGATGTTCGCGCCCTCGCTCGCGACCCATCGAAAGCCACGTTTCCGGACGGTGTGTCCGTCGTCCAGGGTGACTTTCTCGATGTCGATTCGCTACGCACCGCCATGTCCGGCGTTTCCACCTTGTTCCTTTTGAACGCGGTCGTGCCGGACGAATTCACGCAGGCCCTCATCGCGCTGAACGTCGCCCGATCGGCTGGCATCGAGCGCATCGTCTACCTCTCCGTGATCCATGCCGACGTCTACGTGAACGTACCGCATTTCGCTGGCAAGTTCAGCGTCGAGCGAATGATCGAGCAGATGGATTTCAAGGCCACAATCCTCCGTCCGGCCTACTTCATGCAGAACGATCTGATGGTGAAGGACGTCATTACCGGGTACGGCGCTTACACGATGCCGATCGGCCCCAAAGGCCTTGCCATGATCGACGTTCGTGATATCGCCGAAATTGCTGCCCTTGAGCTGCTGCGTCGTGAAAATGCCTCAGAGCCGCTCCCAATCGACCGGATTAACCTTGTCGGCCCACAGGTGTTGACCGGAACGGATATTGCCGCCATCTGGTCAGACGTGCTTGCCCGCTCGATCAACTACGGCGGCGACAACACTGAAGGCTTCGAGCAGAATCTGAAGCAGTTCGTACCAGCCTGGATGGCCTACGACATGCGTCTGATGGGCGAACGATTTATGACCGACGGGATGCTTCCCGAGGCCGGCGATGTGGCGCGCCTGACTGCATTGCTTGGCCGACCTCTGCACCAATACCGCGACTTTGCGCTGGAAACAACTACAACGCAGCGCCGGTAG
- a CDS encoding DNA topoisomerase IB, with protein MNAEAITELGLVYVSDTEPGIRRRRKGKGFSYVMPDGTTLADELQRARIGALGLPPAYENVWICLYENGHLQATGIDARGRKQYRYHKEWQSFRSAGKFHQLIEFGRALPKIRRTVLRHLDTGTEDVNGVLAALTTLLDEAHLRVGNQAYVRENGTYGATTLLKRHLKIVDGQIELKFRAKGGKRVQRSLKHPRLQKILEEIADLPGRQLFVWKDENAALKPIDSGRLNAYLAEISGIPISAKTFRTWAGSLAAFGAAREAIVCGSRPTVKQMSEASAEALHNTPAISRSSYIHPAIIALAGNDHPLIESSNEPLRGLRAEENRLLDFLTREIEE; from the coding sequence ATGAATGCCGAAGCCATCACCGAACTTGGTCTCGTCTATGTCAGCGATACCGAACCAGGCATCCGCAGACGAAGGAAGGGCAAGGGCTTCAGCTATGTGATGCCCGACGGCACGACGCTTGCCGATGAATTGCAGCGGGCGCGCATCGGCGCGCTTGGTCTGCCGCCGGCCTATGAGAATGTCTGGATCTGCCTCTACGAAAACGGCCATCTGCAGGCGACGGGCATTGATGCGCGCGGGCGTAAGCAATATCGCTATCACAAGGAATGGCAGTCTTTCCGCAGTGCCGGGAAATTCCATCAGCTGATCGAGTTCGGCCGGGCGCTGCCGAAGATACGCCGCACTGTGCTGCGCCATCTCGACACCGGCACCGAGGATGTCAACGGCGTGCTGGCGGCCCTGACGACGCTGCTCGACGAGGCGCACTTGCGCGTCGGCAACCAGGCCTATGTCAGGGAAAACGGCACCTATGGCGCAACGACGCTGCTCAAGCGGCACTTGAAGATCGTCGACGGGCAGATCGAGCTGAAATTCCGCGCCAAGGGCGGCAAGCGCGTCCAGCGCAGTCTCAAACATCCCAGGCTGCAGAAGATCCTGGAGGAGATCGCGGACCTGCCCGGCCGCCAGCTTTTCGTCTGGAAGGATGAAAACGCTGCGCTGAAGCCGATCGATTCCGGCCGGCTGAACGCCTATCTGGCCGAGATATCGGGAATCCCGATTTCCGCGAAAACCTTCCGCACCTGGGCAGGGTCGCTGGCGGCCTTCGGAGCGGCGCGCGAGGCGATTGTCTGTGGTTCCAGGCCGACGGTAAAGCAGATGTCGGAGGCCTCGGCAGAGGCACTGCACAACACGCCGGCGATCTCGCGCTCGAGCTATATCCATCCGGCGATCATCGCGCTCGCCGGCAATGATCATCCGCTGATCGAGAGCAGCAACGAGCCGCTGCGGGGCTTGCGGGCCGAGGAAAACAGGCTACTTGATTTTCTCACACGCGAGATTGAGGAATGA
- the glgX gene encoding glycogen debranching protein GlgX codes for MSFSFSELDFLKPELGAEYTGSGTHFAVFSAHAEQIELCLFSPDGKNEIARMPLPKREGDIWSGYVAGVGPGTVYGYRAHGPYDPNAGHRFNANKLLLDPYAKQVTGDLQWDDALFGYQIGEDDLSFDDRDSAPFTVKGVVQDPDFDWAGEEAIRRPWPDTIIYEAHVRGLTMTHPKVPDRLRGTFLGMCSDPIIDHLVKLGISAIELLPIQYFLDDRYLLENNLKNYWGYQTLGFFAPQSRYMSGDKITEIKTMVRKFHAAGIEVIMDVVYNHTAEGSEKGPTLSFRGLDNASYYILSPDDPRHTFDTTGTGNTLNVAHPMVMRMVLDSLRYWVGVMHIDGFRFDLASTLGRQDLEFDRQGGFFGAIRQDPILSGVKLIAEPWDIGEGGYQVGGFPHPFREWNDKFRDDVRRFWKGDGGMVSEVAARVTGSAPQFNHSDRGATSSINLLSAHDGFTLTDTVSFDDKHNEANGEDNRDGHSDNHSDNMGAEGATDNAEINAARTRRRRNMIATLMLSQGVPMILAGDELGNSQGGNNNAYCQDNEIGWTGWEGLDDPFLDFCRQAVAFRKAHPVLRQERFLTGETSEDGRIEIAWYKPDGNFMDDDAWNDDGLQVLGVYLSRSALAPETEVMDDLFLVFNAGGDCEIHLPEVNGLEHWSRILDTGTETNAFEVHEQDNPVIVYAQSVAVFAPTGQTQPPEGATKAQRRRWFQFGRRSK; via the coding sequence ATGAGCTTTTCATTTTCGGAACTCGACTTCCTCAAGCCGGAGCTGGGGGCAGAGTATACGGGTTCCGGTACCCATTTCGCCGTTTTCTCGGCTCATGCGGAACAGATAGAGCTCTGCCTCTTCTCCCCCGATGGAAAAAATGAAATCGCCCGGATGCCGCTACCGAAACGCGAGGGCGACATCTGGTCCGGGTATGTCGCCGGGGTCGGGCCGGGCACCGTCTACGGCTATCGCGCCCATGGCCCCTATGACCCCAACGCCGGCCATCGTTTCAATGCCAACAAGCTTCTGCTCGACCCCTATGCCAAGCAGGTAACGGGCGACTTGCAATGGGACGACGCGCTGTTCGGCTATCAGATCGGCGAGGACGACCTTTCCTTCGACGATCGCGACAGCGCGCCTTTCACGGTCAAGGGCGTGGTCCAGGATCCGGACTTCGATTGGGCGGGTGAAGAGGCGATCCGCCGACCCTGGCCCGACACCATCATCTACGAGGCGCATGTGCGCGGCCTGACGATGACGCATCCGAAGGTGCCCGACCGACTGCGCGGCACCTTTCTCGGCATGTGCAGCGATCCGATCATCGACCACCTCGTCAAGCTCGGCATCTCGGCGATCGAGCTGCTGCCGATCCAGTATTTCCTCGATGATCGTTATCTCCTCGAAAACAACCTCAAGAACTATTGGGGCTACCAGACGCTCGGCTTCTTCGCGCCGCAATCGCGCTACATGTCCGGCGACAAGATCACCGAGATCAAGACCATGGTGCGGAAGTTCCATGCCGCCGGCATCGAGGTCATCATGGATGTGGTCTACAACCACACCGCCGAGGGCAGCGAGAAAGGGCCGACATTGTCCTTCCGCGGGCTCGACAACGCCAGCTACTACATTCTCTCGCCCGACGATCCCCGCCATACTTTCGATACGACTGGCACCGGCAATACGCTGAATGTCGCCCATCCGATGGTGATGCGCATGGTGCTCGACAGCCTGCGCTACTGGGTTGGCGTCATGCATATCGACGGCTTCCGCTTCGATCTTGCCAGCACGCTCGGGAGGCAGGACCTGGAATTCGACCGCCAGGGCGGCTTCTTCGGCGCCATCCGGCAGGATCCGATTCTCTCAGGCGTCAAGCTGATCGCCGAACCCTGGGATATCGGCGAGGGCGGCTACCAGGTCGGGGGCTTCCCGCATCCCTTCCGTGAGTGGAACGACAAGTTTCGCGACGACGTGCGCCGTTTCTGGAAGGGCGATGGCGGCATGGTGTCGGAGGTGGCGGCGCGCGTCACCGGCTCGGCGCCGCAGTTCAATCATTCCGATCGGGGCGCCACCTCTTCGATCAATCTCCTGTCGGCCCATGACGGCTTCACGCTGACGGATACGGTGTCCTTCGACGACAAGCACAATGAGGCGAATGGCGAGGACAACCGCGACGGCCATTCGGACAATCATTCCGACAATATGGGCGCCGAAGGCGCAACCGACAATGCCGAAATCAATGCCGCGCGGACGCGGCGTCGGCGCAACATGATTGCGACGCTGATGCTTTCCCAAGGCGTGCCGATGATTCTCGCCGGTGACGAGCTCGGCAACAGCCAGGGCGGCAACAACAACGCCTATTGCCAGGACAATGAAATCGGCTGGACGGGCTGGGAAGGGCTCGACGATCCCTTCCTCGATTTCTGCCGGCAGGCCGTCGCCTTCCGCAAGGCGCATCCGGTCCTGCGGCAGGAGCGGTTCCTGACCGGCGAGACCAGCGAGGACGGGCGCATCGAGATCGCATGGTACAAGCCGGACGGCAACTTCATGGACGACGACGCCTGGAACGACGACGGATTGCAAGTGCTCGGCGTCTATCTCTCAAGGAGCGCACTTGCACCGGAAACCGAGGTGATGGACGACCTTTTCCTCGTCTTCAATGCCGGCGGCGATTGCGAAATACACCTGCCCGAGGTGAACGGGCTGGAACACTGGTCGCGGATCCTCGACACCGGGACAGAGACCAACGCTTTCGAGGTGCACGAGCAGGACAATCCGGTCATCGTCTATGCCCAGAGCGTCGCCGTCTTTGCGCCGACAGGCCAGACCCAACCGCCGGAGGGGGCGACCAAGGCCCAGCGCCGCCGCTGGTTCCAGTTCGGTCGCAGGAGCAAGTAG
- a CDS encoding plasmid stabilization protein: protein MPRGDKSAYTDTQKRKAEHIEEGYEDRGVSEREAERRAWATVNKESGGGNKSGSGRGKTDTHGSAQKGGHIGGAASAARSKEERSASAKKAAATRERHEHHSHH from the coding sequence ATGCCGAGAGGTGACAAATCCGCCTATACCGACACGCAGAAGCGCAAGGCCGAGCACATCGAGGAGGGCTACGAAGATCGCGGCGTCTCCGAGAGAGAGGCTGAGCGGCGTGCCTGGGCGACGGTCAACAAGGAAAGCGGCGGCGGCAATAAATCCGGTTCCGGCCGCGGCAAGACGGATACGCACGGCTCCGCCCAAAAGGGTGGTCACATCGGCGGCGCTGCATCCGCCGCGCGCTCGAAGGAGGAACGGTCAGCTTCGGCGAAGAAGGCGGCCGCGACGCGCGAGCGTCATGAACACCACAGCCACCACTAA
- a CDS encoding UdgX family uracil-DNA binding protein (This protein belongs to the uracil DNA glycosylase superfamily, members of which act in excision repair of DNA. However, it belongs more specifically to UdgX branch, whose founding member was found to bind uracil in DNA (where it does not belong), without cleaving it, appears to promote DNA repair by a pathway involving RecA, rather than base excision.), producing the protein MNIAATVGPALALDVADADSIAELRHQAEGCTRCDLYRNATQIVFGEGPGKAEIVLVGEQPGDREDLTGKPFVGPAGQLLDHCLEEAGLDRQRCYVTNAVKHFKFTPRGKRRLHAKPNAGEIRRCAWWLGAELNILQPKLVVALGASAVYALLGPKVKLTPARGHILQPANHSPVLVTIHPSYLLRIRDEAERHRLRLEFVSDLHKAAEFGAR; encoded by the coding sequence ATGAACATAGCCGCAACCGTCGGTCCTGCCCTGGCGCTCGATGTCGCCGATGCCGACAGCATTGCCGAACTGCGGCATCAGGCCGAAGGCTGCACCCGCTGTGATCTCTACAGGAACGCCACGCAGATCGTCTTCGGCGAAGGGCCAGGGAAAGCCGAGATCGTCCTCGTCGGCGAACAGCCGGGCGATCGGGAGGATCTGACCGGAAAGCCCTTTGTCGGTCCCGCCGGCCAGTTGCTCGATCACTGTCTGGAAGAGGCGGGTCTCGACCGCCAGCGCTGCTATGTCACCAATGCCGTCAAGCACTTCAAGTTCACGCCGCGGGGCAAACGGCGGCTGCATGCAAAACCCAATGCCGGCGAGATCCGGCGTTGCGCCTGGTGGCTCGGCGCCGAGCTCAACATCCTGCAACCGAAACTCGTCGTGGCGCTCGGCGCAAGCGCGGTTTATGCGCTGCTCGGGCCGAAGGTGAAGCTGACGCCGGCGCGCGGCCATATTCTGCAGCCGGCAAACCATTCGCCTGTGCTGGTCACCATCCACCCCTCCTATCTCTTGCGCATTCGCGACGAGGCAGAACGGCACAGGCTGCGGCTGGAGTTCGTGTCAGATCTGCACAAGGCGGCGGAGTTTGGGGCGCGCTGA
- a CDS encoding DUF3175 domain-containing protein, giving the protein MAKSKKKWSRDVTEHSDAMDLKEGVFKSDDPKKIARSVKHSSEESHRRKSSPFRAAMSMLTFYINRAGDQLTKKRRGTLEKAKDELRKDFDRQPKK; this is encoded by the coding sequence ATGGCCAAGTCGAAGAAAAAATGGTCGCGAGATGTCACTGAACACAGCGATGCCATGGACCTGAAGGAAGGCGTGTTCAAATCGGACGATCCGAAGAAGATCGCCCGCTCCGTCAAGCACTCGTCCGAGGAGAGCCATCGGCGCAAGTCGAGCCCGTTCCGGGCGGCCATGTCGATGCTGACCTTCTACATCAACCGCGCCGGCGACCAGCTGACGAAAAAGCGGCGCGGCACCCTTGAAAAAGCCAAGGACGAACTGCGAAAAGACTTCGATCGTCAACCGAAGAAATGA
- the ligD gene encoding non-homologous end-joining DNA ligase, with translation MSPKNPSASDVVLTHPDRLYWPDEGVTKQALADYYAAVWPFMAPYLVNRPLALLRLPDGIKGHQRFFQKHAWKGMNPHIEEIADPQETDGEKLLRIADFNGLVALVQSAALEIHPWGVTTDHWEKPDMITMDLDPGEDVAWSAVISAALDVKARLEARGLAAFVKTSGGKGLHVVSPLAAKAGWAEVKDFAHSLAESMSADAPEKYLSTATKAKRGGHIYIDYLRNGRGSTAVAAYSTRARLGAPVSMPLDWSDLNEVSGPAAFTLANVPQQMKTRPKDPWGDFFDAAMPLE, from the coding sequence ATGAGCCCGAAAAATCCATCCGCATCCGACGTCGTGCTGACCCATCCCGACCGGCTGTACTGGCCGGACGAGGGTGTGACCAAGCAGGCGCTCGCGGACTATTATGCGGCGGTCTGGCCATTCATGGCGCCTTATCTCGTCAATCGGCCCCTGGCGCTGCTGCGTTTGCCGGACGGAATAAAGGGCCACCAGCGGTTTTTCCAGAAACATGCCTGGAAGGGCATGAATCCTCATATCGAGGAGATCGCCGATCCGCAGGAAACGGACGGCGAAAAGCTGTTGCGCATCGCCGATTTCAACGGCCTGGTGGCGCTGGTGCAATCGGCCGCGCTCGAAATTCATCCCTGGGGCGTAACGACCGATCATTGGGAAAAGCCGGATATGATCACCATGGACCTCGATCCCGGCGAGGACGTCGCCTGGAGCGCGGTGATTTCGGCAGCGCTTGACGTGAAGGCGCGACTGGAAGCGCGGGGCCTTGCCGCCTTCGTCAAGACATCAGGCGGCAAGGGACTGCATGTTGTGTCGCCGCTCGCGGCGAAGGCCGGCTGGGCCGAGGTGAAGGATTTTGCCCATTCACTTGCAGAAAGCATGTCGGCTGACGCGCCGGAAAAATATCTGTCGACCGCGACGAAGGCCAAACGCGGCGGGCACATCTATATCGATTATCTTCGCAACGGCCGCGGCAGCACGGCGGTCGCGGCCTATTCGACGCGGGCACGACTGGGGGCTCCGGTTTCGATGCCGCTCGATTGGTCTGATTTGAACGAAGTCAGCGGCCCGGCCGCCTTCACGCTTGCCAACGTGCCGCAGCAAATGAAGACCCGGCCGAAGGACCCATGGGGCGATTTCTTCGATGCGGCCATGCCGCTGGAATGA
- a CDS encoding DUF2934 domain-containing protein: protein MAETRDEWIKKRAYALWEEEGYPTGRESIHWEQARHEREALEGSAASSDGKEVKPKAKRSVAGSKTNGVVTPAPKRTASRKTAL from the coding sequence ATGGCAGAAACTCGAGACGAGTGGATCAAAAAGCGTGCATATGCCCTCTGGGAAGAAGAGGGCTATCCGACCGGGCGAGAATCCATCCATTGGGAACAGGCACGACACGAGCGCGAAGCGCTCGAAGGCTCTGCTGCCTCTTCCGATGGGAAGGAAGTCAAGCCCAAGGCGAAGCGCAGCGTCGCCGGCAGCAAGACCAACGGCGTCGTGACACCGGCGCCGAAACGGACCGCGAGCCGCAAAACGGCGCTCTGA